tcacatacaaaaaaaaaaaagcaacattcaTTATTAGTCGGGAAAAGAAGCGAGAAGAAGAGCATCACAAGGACACAGGGACTCTGCCAGTGTTGCGCGTGTAACAGCGGTCGCCTACATCACCGCCATGGCTTTGTTTGGTTCGCACCTTCAACTGACTGTACCGTTACAATACCAGTTGCCATTTCTTCTGATATTCACCACAGGCTACTTTCCCTGCACTAGCGGCGGACCGCACACTCCCATCCAGACTAGAATATTTAATAACAAACGCAGCGACgcatcaagattttttttttaccttttgaaTCGTTTGCTGTGTCACCTCCCCTTTACTCCTGGGGCGCGCCGATGAAAATGCCACAGACATTTTGTcatatgtgaaataaaaagcGCTTCTTTTATTCTAATATTTATTATCTTGAGCGCTGCCCTCTATTTGGTTCCATAGTTTCTCCATTACTAGGAAATAGGGGTATTGACAAAGCCAGCGCGCTGTCGCCAAGGAAGCTAAATTAGAAAACAATGGATATCTCTGAGCGCAATTAAACATGCGATTTTCctgaatgtattatttatagTTTGCATGCAAATGACGACACATATAATAAACTTTTACATGATAGGGGAAAATCCCTCTCCCTCATCTTTTGGTACAGCCCAGGCAGTGAGTAGCCTACCACTTTCCCTCACTGTAGACGAGGTATCCTTTGATTCATGAAAGCCAATCAGTCCACGTTGTACACGCTGCTGAGTGTCTCAAAAAACCTCAGGAGCAATTGAGAAGTGTGATTGCAAAAGTTGTTTTAGGCAAACTGAGAAAAACTCCACATTATGACACAGTCTCCTGCTCACATATGTGACAACACCACCATGCACCTGACACGCATATAGACCAGCTCCATGGTTAGGCTATTGTTAAAAATCAGGGATGGCTGCAGTCTTCATAAATCAAGCGACCCATCGAAGACTTTTGTTGCCTTAGAATTTGACACCTCCCCCCATAAATATgctgaagaataaaaacactagttccatattaaaaatacaaggAAGCAGTCTCCCTGTTAACACACCGACACTAGGATGTGTGATCACATATAGAGTTGGATGGTTCCACCAAAGGTTTCCATGTATTTTGATCACTCTAACACATGTCAAAGACTATATAGGAACACAATACAATGTGTGGTAGCGACAGAGAACATGAGTCAAGTGCATGAGCAATTTCCAGTTTATTTCCATTATTCTCACTTGTTGCTTCAATATGATAGAATAAAGCAATGCacaagatttaacatttaaatacattttatttcattagttCACAACATTTGttgattaaatataaatacaaattatGAGTACTCCCAAGCTGCAGAGCCAAGTActgaacatgaaacaaacattagGAGTGAAATTCCTCAAGTAGAAGACACCAAACTTCAATATTCACTGCCATCtaatagaaaaaataataataataatactcttCAGGCAAATATCccaaggaaaaagaaaattatcaCACAAATGGACCATTTAGTGTGCCATGCATCCATAATCaaaaaaatgaagctaaatgagaaaaaaaaaaaaaagaaaaaaagaaaatcctggCTATATGGGTGCAGGGCTACTGCCTaggggagaaaaacaaaaaagatccTTCCTACAGCACCAACAGAGCTGCTTTTGCTCATCACCATgacaaaagacacagagacaggtaaATGGGTAACACAACCCCATTTGTTATATACATAAGGGAAATAATCAGTGGAGTTAGGGGGGACAGGGGTTGCTTTAGTGCCCTGTATCAAATGCTGACCTTTACAGCTGTCCACTCCTGGTTCTGAAAGAAGGTAGACTCTGAGCAGTGCCCCGTCCTCTTCGTCCAGTATATCCACCTCTGAAGCCCTGGCCCCGCAGAAACCGTCCAGGGACCCCAAAAGTCTCCAGATTGCGCTTCCGCTCCTCTGCCCATGTTAGTCTGAAACAGTTGGTTGAAAGCAAAAGAGGCAGAAGCTTGTAGCTCTACATACTGGAGACATTAATGTTTGACTAttggggataaaaaaaaaaaattaaaaaaattattttttattttttttaaaaatgccacTAGTTTACCTGAATTTATTATCAGACGAGATGTTGTCAAAGAAGGACTTTGCTTTGTCATAGTAGTATTTTGGTCCAAAATGAACATCCTGAGCAGCCGAGTGCaattcccctttttctttcttttctacCTCATGATTTCCAtctacagacagaaacatgcacTTTATGTAACCTGGAGGGATATGCTGTGGAAAACCTCACAAGGGtaacatcaaaatgaaaaaatatttgcacaCATGGAAACAGAAGATAATCATCATTAAAGTAAATCACTGCCACTATGTTGAGCACCAGAATCTGCCTTGCTGCTGATGCTAAGCTACTACCTACAATTTAAAGGGATTTAGAGCTGACCTGCAAGACAGAGGATTCATAACTGTACATCATAGTATGACACAGTAAGGGTTAAGCTGATCCCTCAACAAGAATTGagtataaacaaaataaataaataaattttatttatttatttatttatttatttatttatttatttatttatttatttatttatttattatttatttatttattatttatttatttatatatatatatatatatatatatatatatatatatatatatatatatatatatataaaaataaagcaaaagatGAAAATGCAGTGATGCATTTGTGATCACTTGAGCAGATGAACCAACCTTTCATATTCATCCTGTCCTGCCCTTCCCTCTCCAGTTCCTCCTTAATAAACTGTGCATTTGAGGAATCAAAATCAAAGTCTGTGTCAAACTTAAGGGTGGCAGACGGAGCATTAGCCACCATCAACTGGCCTCTACTACGGTTCCTGCGCCTCCGAGCTCCTGggaataattaaaacataacgaaaccaaaaaaaaaaaaaaaaaaaaaaaaaaaaaaaaaaaaaaatgcactgatTGTTAATAGCAGTTTCTCCTGTTATttgtgtcaaaaaataaataatcacaacAAACCTGTATGGTAGCAATTACCTTGTCTTCTTCGGGGTGGTGGTGGCGGCCTGTTTTCATCAGTCTGCTGTCGAGCTTCCTGCTGAGCTTTGGGCACAACTGGGCCTGActtcacttaaataaaaaaacattcacgCTCACTTTTAAGCTTGCTTGCGATTGCACAGATAGATATGCAGAGTTTCCATAAGCTGGCACAcaattgtaaaatgttttaggACTGTTCAAAATGAATTAGAGGACAGTAGTTTATATTGCCTTTCATCCCTGGAACTCTACATACTTACTGATGGTTCCAGAGCCCCTTCTGGTCTGGGAACTGTCTCCTCTTGTCCTCTGGAGCCGCCTCCTGTCCCacctctgctcctgctcttgGGATGGAGTCAAGCCTCTCCACTGCCTAGACCTTTCCATTTGGAGGGTTTGAACAGCCTTTTCCACCATGGGACCCCTTCTAACATGTAACCCTGGAAGCACAGATCCTGCATGATGAACACAACTAAATACTGTATCATGTAAACAACTTACTTAAAAGCATACAGCTAGACTAAGGGTCTGAGTCTGTGGTCAGTTTACTATGAATTAATTTATGCTCATTTACTTACCAAGGCCAAGAGCTGCAGCATACTGTTGATTAAGTAGAGAGCTGGCAGAAAGCTGGTTATAGGCAGGCATCCTTAGGGGGCTGAATGGGCCAAGAGCCGAGTAGACACCTGAAGCACCTGCACTGGAGGACTgaacaaaatacattaaaacaattGAACTCACAttatctggattttttttttccactttctgaTTCTCTTACTGTGGGTTGTGAGCCATGCAGTTCTAATATACCTGTACTATTGCAGGATCCGGGGGCAGGCCATGGTGAGATCTTGGAGGTTCACACAGTGTGATATCTTTAATATCACTTCCCCGGAAAGTGATGTACTCATAGATATCATCTTTGGGTGGTGTTGGTCTGTCAGTGGGTCGCCCCTCCGTTCCAAAACACTTCACTAGTAAAAAGACAAtgtttgagaaaacaaacaaagtgacatCCATGTTTCAATAGCACTGCTATCATTCCCATGTGCATGGGCCTAGATCACTCACCTTTTGCCAGCACTACTGTAGAGTTTACTTTATCAATTGTGTACAAAATCCCCTCATAACGATTTTGGGCTTTTGAAATTAACCCTATTTTACATCCAATGTACGGCTTTGCTGAACTCATGGTTACACAATATCCAGGCCAGCTCCTTACAAATGTCCACAAGAACGCACATCACATGCCACAACCCAAACCATGGAGCAACCACAAACAATTTATACGCGTCCACAGGTGACCTGAAACTACGCCCACTGATTGGCTGAAACGCACCTGGCAATGAAACATGCACTTATCCACTGTCAGTCCCCTTTAGCCGCTCAACTTTTCATGTGTGATTCATTTTGTCTGATATGTGGCGTCATTTACAGTTGTGATTATTTGGAACATTTATTTGGAGGGTGTGTGGTGTGATATTGTGTTACTTGTTCTGGCAACATTTCTCATATTTCTCAACGTATAAGCCACATATGTGTACTCCTGTGGCGTCAAGAAACCTGAGCATACTCTCTCTAGTAATTGCTCATCGGCGCTCTCAAGAGTTAGACATCCAGATAGCCAAACaacactgctgtgtgtctgagagCGCTACGGCAGCTTCTGTGGGTCTCCTGGAAAAAAATAGCAACAACGCAGCCATTTTGAGTCGTCTACGATAAAGTCAAATGGATACAAAATGCTTCGATACTGTGCGTGAATCCACAAAGAAATGTTAAACTACACAGAAACTTTCCCAGACAGTTTCTTCAATGTGATAAAGTCCCACCAGGAACACCTCTGTGAAATGTAGGCTTTGTTTTCCCGTGGAGCTAAGACCCGCCGCTGGCACTCCAAACTGCGGCTCGCAACCATTTGttccagattttattttcttcgaCGAACCAATCACAGCACCCGGTGAGGTTGCGTCACCCAGGGTGCATCCAATCGGCGCATGCGTCTCACGAACGAGCGTAGCTGTGCAAAGATGGCGGCGGGCTCCGATTTGCTGGATGATGTTTTCTTCAACACAGAGGTAGACGAAAAAGTAGTTAGTGATCTGGTCGGGTCTCTGGAGTCTGAGCTGATAGGAGCAAGTCACGTCAACACAGAAGCAAAGATCCAGTCTGCAGCAAATCACGTCGGCAATTCAGCTGTAGGTAGTAATTCCAATGTTCAGGGCAGCAAAATGGGACTTTCACAACAAGAGCTTGCTAAAGCAGGTAAGATAGCTGCCCACTCCGGTTAGCTAACAGTAGCTTATTTTGGTCACGTTGTTAAACTGATTATAGCTAACTTGGCTTCACTTGTGTGTTTCCCGAAACTAATGCGAATCGGAGAGTTGTTCGACACCCCCTTGTTTTCACGTGTTTCCGCTGCTGTAGGGACAGGAGTGCAAGGAGGTATCATTAACAGTACGGGATCCCTCGGTTCGAGCATGGATGGAGCAGCAGGGACCACATCGGCGGCTGGAGCGAGCATGACAGCCGCTCAGAGTCAGTCCAAGTCGGGGACAACTAGCGGAGTCGTTACGGTAGTATCAGATGCAACGTCTTGTGTCGGGAAAGCTGGAAAAACTGGTGTTCAAACTTTAAATGGAAGTTCCGTGGTGATGAACTGTCATATCCCCGGAGGTGCATCTGCTGACAGCAGCGGCAGCAACTCCCAGCCAGCTGTCACGTTTGTAAACAACGGACCTATTTCTGTGAGCAAAGGAAGCACGGCAGTTTTGTCTGCTGCACCAAGTACTATTATTCGGACTACATCGGCTAGTGTGCACAATGCCGTGACTTCGCCTGTTATTTCGTCTCAACCCTCTGTGAAAAGTGTACCCACGGTCACGCTTGTGAGGCCACCTATGCAAACTCCAACTAACACCTCACAAAGCGGAGGCAACTCTGCCACAGTCTCAACATCACCAGCCGTCAGTGTCACCAGCACGGCTGGCCCTCTCGTCAACAAAGTCGACTTCACAAAGACTATAATGCAGACTGGTGTCGTGGCTTCAACTGTTGCGACAGGGACAACCGCAACCATGAGGAGTCCTACTGTTTTGCAAAACTTAAGGACTTCAGTACCGTCAACGATCGCTGCCACTACTCCCGGTGGAATACGAACTATTGCTCCACAGGTGTTGGCCCCTCGACTCACCCAGCCCCAACAAAACGCACCAAATATCCAAAACATTCAGCTCCCACCAGgtaatttagtttagtttagtttagtttagtttaatttaagaGCATCAGGCAGTTTTCTCCAACAAGTTAGATGTGGcaatgtttcctctttatgcTGACAAAGTTATTGAGGAGCAATAACTTTGTCAGAAAGTTGTTGCTATCAAACGCAAACCCTACTTTGTTTTAGCTGCTCTTGTGtgaacagacaggaaatggTTTGAAGCGTTTTGTAGTAATTTACCAGAGAGGACACAATTGATTGTCTTCTGGAGCCACAGACATCAGATTAGAGATTGTCAAGGTACTAACTGCAGACCAGATGAAAAGCCTTGAGGGCAGTCAGCGCTCATATTCCTCCCACAGTATATCGACGTAGCATTCTGTTGCAATCTATTGATTCTTTTTACTTTACCTTGTTGGAGACACTAGCAAACTGTTCTTATAGAAGCAGCTATCTGTTGTATAACTAAGTATCTATCCCCTGTGTGTGGTTTAAACAGTTTGCAAAGGCTAATGGTTAGACCAGTCTCTGACCTCATATAATACGCTAATGTTTTGTACTGGCAGATTTTGATTTAAACTTCAGGGTATTAATGGGATAATTTAGATTCTTTTTACATAAAGCACTATGAATTGCTCAAATATAGAAAGGCCAATGCATGGAAATTATCTGTGGGTTAGAGTCCTGTGTATAGAGCTATTTCAACCAGAGAATGGCCGGACAGACCATTAAGCCACAGCAAACATCgtcactgaacaacaacattTCAGCCACAATATTTAGTGACATGTACCCCCCTACATctcagcaaaacatttttttctcttgatgCTTAATTCTCCTGAATGTCCTCGCTGCAACTTGTAGATCAGTGTATTACTGTGCACTGGAGCCAAGCTTTTTCACTGAATGGGCAGGCAAAACACCAGTGCACTGTAATGCAGTGGCCTCCAATAAAGTCTGGAAAGCAAGtaaaaaacttttacttttgagtTGTGCTGTGTTGAGGATGTTGAACAACCTATAATTACACATTGTGTTGTGGCTTGAGATGCTCTTGATTAATATCATGTTTATGGCTCATTTTGTTCTGATCGTGAATGGCTGGAAATCTCTCTATATAAACCTCCCAGCCAAGGTAATATCTGTGCATTAATAGACCTACAGATGAGTAATTCATACACCCTCATGTCAGAAagtgtatacatacatatatacagtatgttgatgAGGTTTAGAAAAGGATAGAAAAGCCCTGACATTTGACATCTTAACCACCTTGACATTTGCCTCTTGCAGGCATGGTCTTGGTTCGCAGTGAGAGTGGGCAGCTGCTGGTGATTCACCAGCAGACCTTGGCTCAGATGCAGGCTCAGTCGCAGTCCCAAAGCGCCATGACTCCGCGACCTGCAGCCCCCACAAGCACTCCACCTGTCCAGATCACATCTCTACAGGTACTGGGACTGCTGGACACAAGGCCAcactcacaaacagaaaatgtgactCATACATGATCTTTACACAGATACTGCAGATACCGCAGATACTGACCTTATTGAGTAGGCTGATTATCAGCCAGATGTGACTGATTCAGTTTAAATACTTTCTTCGTCACTGGTATTATATAACTGTAATGGCACAATTCTGTAAACCTTCAAGAACAATATAATTAAAGTTGACATGAACTTAGTATCAATTAGGAAATGATGTGCAGCTACAGAGGGATGATAACCAAGCAGTTCCACACTGAAGTATGcagattttaaactgaaacagtaaaaaagAGCAGGCATATTAGATGTGTTGTCAACATTAGCTGATACCCTGAGTTTAGGTATCAAGAAAGAAAAGGTGGGATTTCTGCATCCATAATACCAGGCCTGAACAATATGTAATTTGCATCCCATCACAACAACAGTGTATGCAATCACAATaatgaacacattttcaatAGTCATCCTGCAATTATTTCAGTGTCATAGGTAAAGTGAGGCACaatgtgttttactgtacatacaatTTTACTGTTTGATAGAAAAAGCTAaccaactttgtttttttagttaCATATTGTAAACAGCAAAACCTAAAGGcgattttatgtattttgtattgCAGTCTTATTTGATTACGTTTTGGGTGCTGCTTTCTTATGCACACTGTGGCTGAATGGTAAATGACCAGTCAAAATGGACTGCTTTTATTTAGCGTGTGAGGAGTTTTGCATCCAACTTCAAAATaagtaaagaaacagaaaggatGCTCAAAAAAAGAGAATTGTGAGTGGAAaaaatgctgcagctgctgtttgaaaatattttgctttaaaaaaagatgacatgGAGCAAAGCAAGAATCTTTCTTGAGGGAGCCGCAGAAGTTTAAAGTAGCATATGCACAGTGAAATTAtgtaacttaaaaaaatgtttttgcactgTTTATTCGAGACAGTAGCGCAATGTTATTTTTCTCAGGATTGCTTAACTtgtacataaaatgtcatgtgtgACACCTCCTTTCAAAtcccctgctgctctgcaggCTCCAGGTGCGTCACTGCTGGCTCGTTCGGTTACCCCCACCACTATTATTAAACAAGGTTCCACAGTCCAGACTACTGTGACGGCCGCCACCAAACTGCAGAGGCCTCCTGTGCTGCAGGTAACTTCACCACACATCCCTTTAGGTATTTATTTCCCTGCGTCCACTAAACTCCCACAGATAGCCCACCAATGTTGCTTCCCTCATCGTGGTTTGGTGTTGCTTGGGTTAGGACTGCcaacagtataaaaaaaaaaagattattccACGAACAAAATCCAGAGGAGGATTGAatgcagtctgtgtgtttggggaAGCTTCTTGTTTTAGACAAATTGTTCTTCACGTTTGCATTTCTCATTTAACATGCACTTTTGTCCGTAACTGTCCACCTCCTGGGAACAGCTCTCTAGCTCTCATAAATCTTGGAGAAGATAGGAGAAGTTTCCTTGAATGGGAGAGTTAATTTAATGCTTTTACTCATACGCCTAAGATAGGGTTAAAGCCATGCCTCTTGGAACAGATAGGATGGATTTCCTAATCTGAAATGCTTGTTAAAAAAACAGGCGCCGACCTGTTTCATAGATTGTACGGTCATCTTGTTCTGCTAAATAACTGCTATGAAGGGCTAGGTTTTTACGTCAAGGCAAGCACATTCGTTTTaatttctctgtcttctctgcttGGCCTTTTGTTTGCTCACTTCGAAAACACTGCTGGTTGTATTACTCTTTCTTGTGAATTATGATTGTTCTGGTTGCCATGGAAGTCCCCTTAAAggttaatacatttttactaaacatcatctgttttcattgtctGATTTGTAcatcacatttttataacatgctCTAATTTAGGGGTGGAAGAAGAGAATTGTGAAGCTCTGAAAAGTGAATGTTGTTTACAAAGTATACAGATATCTGTGACAGCAAACACAATGTCTAGCTCTTTCTAGGAAAAATAACACTTAATTATGTCCTAGTAAAATTGAATGTACTGTGCCCTGGAAACAGACTTGTCAAAACTGTTAATCTGGCCATGTCATTTTCCTATGTCTCATCTCATGACTGCAAATTCACTGACTCATATAGAACACCATCATGCTGGGAGGAACTGCCACCACCCCGGGTCAGCCACTAGGAACACCCACCACAGTACAGCCTGGATCTGCAGCCGCAGCAGTAACACAGAGGGTAGGGCCCCTTGGAGCCACTGGGACCCCTGTCACTCCGACAGCTGTCACAGCTGTAAGAGAGAAGTACTAACCTCAAATGCTTTTGTCTGAGTAATCTGtctcaaataaaataatgaactacacagacatttcattttagGGTATTTTGTGTTCTGCTCTACATTTCTACTGTAAAGCCAATGTGTATATTTAAGAAAagtgttgtttgtctgtgctcGCAGGAGACACTGGAGAATGTAAAAAAGTGTAGAAACTTTCTGTCCACGCTGATCAAGCTGGCATCCAGCGGGAAACAGTCCTCTGAGACTACAGCCAGCGTTAAGGAGCTGGTCAAGAACTTGCTGGTACATTTCTCTCCTTCGTGGcttctttttcttgcttttccaTCTtatccttcatctctctctctcaccatctCTGTTAAAAATCGGTCTGTCTTCATTTTCATAcctctcttttcattcattcagtctgttttattaacttacattttttctgttctgattcatcctctgtgtctATTGTACAACAGGAAGCAAAGATAGAGCCTGAAGATTTCACCAGCAGGTTATACCGGGAGCTCAACTCCTCACCACAGCCGTACCTTGTGCCTTTCCTGAAGGTGAGATCAGCAATAAACCAGCTTATATCCAAATATAATGGCTGATGCAGCATGGTACATACTGTAGATATGCAGGTGAGTGCAGGACTCACAGCTTGTGTTAAGACAAGGCACAAGCTCTAGTGATATTTTGCACTTGTGCTACATGCAAACTGAAGGCAACTTGTACCTCGTTCAGACTGACATGATGACGTGGCTTCACAACTCTGCTTCTAACCAGTGCTTGCAAAGACTGCTCAAAtccatacatttttataaaaagtgTTGGTTTCTACAGCGATACTATTAAATGAATATAGGTTTGCACATCTCTTGTCATCTAAACCACATAATCTACCCTCTTGAATGTCAGAGATTCAGCACATGAACATCATCATTGTTAAAGAGTGTAG
The genomic region above belongs to Seriola aureovittata isolate HTS-2021-v1 ecotype China chromosome 9, ASM2101889v1, whole genome shotgun sequence and contains:
- the LOC130175187 gene encoding transcription initiation factor TFIID subunit 4-like, with amino-acid sequence MRLTNERSCAKMAAGSDLLDDVFFNTEVDEKVVSDLVGSLESELIGASHVNTEAKIQSAANHVGNSAVGSNSNVQGSKMGLSQQELAKAGTGVQGGIINSTGSLGSSMDGAAGTTSAAGASMTAAQSQSKSGTTSGVVTVVSDATSCVGKAGKTGVQTLNGSSVVMNCHIPGGASADSSGSNSQPAVTFVNNGPISVSKGSTAVLSAAPSTIIRTTSASVHNAVTSPVISSQPSVKSVPTVTLVRPPMQTPTNTSQSGGNSATVSTSPAVSVTSTAGPLVNKVDFTKTIMQTGVVASTVATGTTATMRSPTVLQNLRTSVPSTIAATTPGGIRTIAPQVLAPRLTQPQQNAPNIQNIQLPPGMVLVRSESGQLLVIHQQTLAQMQAQSQSQSAMTPRPAAPTSTPPVQITSLQAPGASLLARSVTPTTIIKQGSTVQTTVTAATKLQRPPVLQNTIMLGGTATTPGQPLGTPTTVQPGSAAAAVTQRVGPLGATGTPVTPTAVTAETLENVKKCRNFLSTLIKLASSGKQSSETTASVKELVKNLLEAKIEPEDFTSRLYRELNSSPQPYLVPFLKRSLPALRQMTPDSEAFIQQSLLPQPSTQPAAAAAAASTALTAVVLRPPLSTATTTATSTAATKTTVISLTQAPHSKQGLIVPQQQGAMVRPQVTLAQSPMVTLRGQPHSRIIVGQPQVVKQLQTVSAVKQTLASGAKGVQVVSQAPLTAAQKNKLKEAGGGTFRDDDDINDVASMAGVNLSEESARILATNSELVGTMTRSCKDEAFLSTSSLTRRALEIGKKFGVSELGTDVINFISHATQHRLQNLLEKVSQVAQQKNLTFKEDERCEQVSDVRAQLKFFEQLDQMEKQRKEEQEREILLKAAKSRSRQEDPEQLRLKQKAKEMQQQELAQIRQREANLTALAAIGPRKKRKMYSPVRGDSAEGSGSGPSQPGVSGGAGSRQFMRQRITRVNLRDLLFCLENERGTSHSHLLYKGFLK
- the lsm14b gene encoding protein LSM14 homolog B isoform X1, encoding MSSAKPYIGCKIGLISKAQNRYEGILYTIDKVNSTVVLAKVKCFGTEGRPTDRPTPPKDDIYEYITFRGSDIKDITLCEPPRSHHGLPPDPAIVQSSSAGASGVYSALGPFSPLRMPAYNQLSASSLLNQQYAAALGLGLHVRRGPMVEKAVQTLQMERSRQWRGLTPSQEQEQRWDRRRLQRTRGDSSQTRRGSGTIMKSGPVVPKAQQEARQQTDENRPPPPPRRRQGARRRRNRSRGQLMVANAPSATLKFDTDFDFDSSNAQFIKEELEREGQDRMNMKDGNHEVEKKEKGELHSAAQDVHFGPKYYYDKAKSFFDNISSDNKFRLTWAEERKRNLETFGVPGRFLRGQGFRGGYTGRRGRGTAQSLPSFRTRSGQL
- the lsm14b gene encoding protein LSM14 homolog B isoform X2, whose protein sequence is MSSAKPYIGCKIGLISKAQNRYEGILYTIDKVNSTVVLAKVKCFGTEGRPTDRPTPPKDDIYEYITFRGSDIKDITLCEPPRSHHGLPPDPAIVQSSSAGASGVYSALGPFSPLRMPAYNQLSASSLLNQQYAAALGLGLHVRRGPMVEKAVQTLQMERSRQWRGLTPSQEQEQRWDRRRLQRTRGDSSQTRRGSGTIMKSGPVVPKAQQEARQQTDENRPPPPPRRRQDGNHEVEKKEKGELHSAAQDVHFGPKYYYDKAKSFFDNISSDNKFRLTWAEERKRNLETFGVPGRFLRGQGFRGGYTGRRGRGTAQSLPSFRTRSGQL